The DNA region TTTGCAGGTCACTCGTTTGACAGAAGATCGTTTCTTGGCAACCACGACTCAACCTATCATCATTGATACGAAAGCTTTCAAGCTTGTTGCTGGCATCGATAAACTTCGTGAAATTGCCGGTCTTTCACGTATTGACTACAGCGTACCAGTAACGTTTAGCGTGCAGTTTACACGTTAATGGTAAGTAATATTCGTTCTGCCACAGCAGCAGATATAGACCAACTCGTAGCCCTCGAATTCGGCACTTATGCTGATGAGGGCTATCCTGCCCCCCTGTTTTATCAAGCACTAGCGCAATGGTCACCATGGCTATTCATAGCCGAGCGAGATAACGCAGTTGTTGGTTATGTTCTTGCTGCCCCTGGTAGCGGAAGCTCCCTGTGGATCATGTCACTATTAGTGGCTAACTCTGCGCGTGGAGAAGGGATTGGACGGCAACTCATGCAGACTCTATTAGCGCAAGTGCATACGCAGCCCAATCCGTTCTCGAAAATTGCATTGACAGTGTCGCCTAATAATTTTGGTGCGATTCATTTGTACCGTCAATTAGGGTTCAAAGATATTGAACAAATTGATAACTTT from Pseudidiomarina andamanensis includes:
- a CDS encoding GNAT family N-acetyltransferase — translated: MVSNIRSATAADIDQLVALEFGTYADEGYPAPLFYQALAQWSPWLFIAERDNAVVGYVLAAPGSGSSLWIMSLLVANSARGEGIGRQLMQTLLAQVHTQPNPFSKIALTVSPNNFGAIHLYRQLGFKDIEQIDNFMGPNQHRLLMHYNAC